TGCGCCGTGGCGCCGATGACCTTGACCCCGCGCTCGTGTGCCTGGGAGTAGGGCCGCGCCCCCTTGAAGGAGGGCAGGAGCGAGTGATGGATGTTGATGATCCGGCCGGGGAAGTCAGCGCACAGGTCCTCGGAGAGCACCTGCATGTAGCGGGCCAGCACGACCGTCTCGACCTGCTCGGCCGCGATGATCTCGCGCAGCGCGGCCTCTGCCTGCGGCTTGGTCTCGCGCGTCACCGGGATGTGGTGGAAGGGGATGCCGTGCCACTCGACCTCGGCCCGGAAGTCCTCGTGGTTGGAGACCACCGCGGGCACGACGACGTTGAGCTGACCGGTGCGCACGCGGAAGAGCAGGTCGTTGAGCACATGCCCCTGACGGCTGACCATGACCAGCAGGCGGTGCGGCTCGTGCGGGTCGTGGATGCTGACGTCGGCGCCGAGCTCCGTGGCCAGGGCGGCCCGCTCCACCTCGAGCGCAGCTGCATCCAGTGCGGCCTCCCCCTGCAGGTGCATGCGCAGGTGGAACTCCCCGGTCGAGAGGTCACCGAACTGCTGGCTGTCGAGGATGTTGAGCCCCTGGCCCAGCATCGCGCCCGTGACGGCATGCACGATGCCGCGTCGGTCAGGTCCGCTGAGGGTCAGGACGACCTCGCGGCCGAGGCCGCGGTCGGCAGGCGCGCTCACTCCGCGCCCGAGGTGGCCGCCGCGAGCTGCCCGCAGGCCCCGTCGATGTCGCTGCCACGGGTGTCACGCACCGTCGTCGGGATGCCGTGGGCGCGCAGTCGCTCGACGAACTGCTGCTCGACCCCGGGCCGCGACGCGGTCCACTTGGACCCCGGTGTCGGGTTGAGCGGGATGGGATTGATGTGCACCCAACCCTTGCCGCGCTTGAGCAGCTTCTTGGCGAGCAGGTCTGCGCGCCAAGCCTGGTCGTTCATGTCGCGGATCATCGCGTACTCGATGCTCACCCGCCGCCCGGTCTTGAGGTAGTACCGGTGGGCAGCGTCGATCGCCTCGTCGACCTTGAACCGGGTGTTGATCGGCACCAGCTCGTCGCGCAGCTCGTCGTCCGGGGCGTGCAGGGACAGGGCGAGCGTCACCGGGATGCCCTCCTCGGTGAGCCGGTCGATGCCGGTCACGAGCCCGACCGAGGACATCGTGATGCCGCGGGCACTCATGCCCAGGCCCTCGGGCGAGGGGTCGACCATGCGCCGGATGGCGCCGATGGCGGCCTTGTAGTTGGCCAGCGCCTCCCCCATCCCCATGAAGACGACGTTGGAGACCCGCCGGCCGCCGGACGAAGGGAGGGACCCCCCTTCCTCGTCGTCGTCGGCCTCGTCGCCGAGCTCGGCGCCACCGTCGGAGGGTGCGGACAGATCACTCGCCTCGGCGAGCATCC
The genomic region above belongs to Janibacter limosus and contains:
- the rlmN gene encoding 23S rRNA (adenine(2503)-C(2))-methyltransferase RlmN; translated protein: MTDLPTPSTTRPVPGQLTMTAPRRGKPPRHLADLDLAGRVELAKELGLPGFRAKQLSTHYFTHHTDDPEQMTDLPKAAREELVAAMLPRLLTPVRTITADEGATLKSVWRLHDGALVESVLMRYPRRATICISSQAGCGMNCPFCATGQEGLTRNMSTAEIVDQVVAANRMLAEASDLSAPSDGGAELGDEADDDEEGGSLPSSGGRRVSNVVFMGMGEALANYKAAIGAIRRMVDPSPEGLGMSARGITMSSVGLVTGIDRLTEEGIPVTLALSLHAPDDELRDELVPINTRFKVDEAIDAAHRYYLKTGRRVSIEYAMIRDMNDQAWRADLLAKKLLKRGKGWVHINPIPLNPTPGSKWTASRPGVEQQFVERLRAHGIPTTVRDTRGSDIDGACGQLAAATSGAE
- the purU gene encoding formyltetrahydrofolate deformylase, with the translated sequence MSAPADRGLGREVVLTLSGPDRRGIVHAVTGAMLGQGLNILDSQQFGDLSTGEFHLRMHLQGEAALDAAALEVERAALATELGADVSIHDPHEPHRLLVMVSRQGHVLNDLLFRVRTGQLNVVVPAVVSNHEDFRAEVEWHGIPFHHIPVTRETKPQAEAALREIIAAEQVETVVLARYMQVLSEDLCADFPGRIINIHHSLLPSFKGARPYSQAHERGVKVIGATAHYVTSDLDEGPIIEQDFRRVDHRMSPAQLAATGAELEAMAFARALRWHVERRVVLRGRRTIVFD